A window of the Candidatus Nitrosotalea okcheonensis genome harbors these coding sequences:
- a CDS encoding aldo/keto reductase — MKYRKLGKSGINVSEIGFGAWTLGLDWWGKKIEDDEAKRMLKRAFDLGINYFETGDIYGRGKSEKLIGEVFSGMRNQVVLSTKYGYDIYSNEQIGHKELPQKFTAEFTDFALKKSLERLQTDYVDVYGLHNPKISTIRDKQVFEFLDKKTKEGLIKSYQIALGPAIGWTQEGIESMRITNTTAVQTVYNILEQNPGNTLINEAEKNNVGILVRVPDASGILTGKVNADTKISEKDHRSVRSGNWIQEALKKVDQLMPIAKRNGLNITELAIKFILSQKSVSSVLPTVVSEEEIEMFSAMSDGKYLNDADKNEIVGLFNQWPSYDLKASVQTA, encoded by the coding sequence TTGAAATATAGAAAGCTAGGAAAGAGTGGAATTAATGTCTCTGAAATTGGGTTTGGAGCATGGACTCTCGGTCTTGACTGGTGGGGCAAAAAAATCGAAGATGATGAAGCCAAGAGAATGCTAAAACGTGCATTTGATCTGGGAATTAATTATTTTGAGACCGGGGATATTTATGGAAGGGGAAAAAGTGAGAAATTAATTGGTGAGGTATTCTCCGGGATGAGAAACCAAGTTGTCTTGTCTACAAAGTATGGATATGATATTTATTCAAATGAACAGATAGGTCACAAGGAACTTCCTCAAAAATTTACAGCTGAATTTACTGATTTTGCCTTGAAGAAAAGCCTTGAACGACTACAAACAGATTATGTTGACGTATATGGATTACACAACCCAAAGATCTCAACCATACGTGACAAACAAGTTTTCGAATTCTTGGACAAAAAAACAAAAGAAGGACTTATCAAAAGTTACCAAATTGCACTCGGTCCTGCCATTGGATGGACCCAAGAGGGAATTGAATCCATGAGGATAACTAATACTACTGCAGTACAGACTGTATACAATATTCTTGAACAAAATCCAGGAAACACGCTAATCAATGAGGCAGAAAAGAATAATGTTGGAATTCTAGTTCGTGTACCTGATGCCTCTGGAATACTGACCGGTAAAGTAAATGCAGACACAAAAATTAGCGAAAAGGATCATCGTTCTGTAAGAAGCGGAAACTGGATACAAGAGGCGCTAAAGAAAGTTGATCAATTGATGCCTATAGCAAAAAGAAACGGCTTGAATATTACAGAACTTGCAATCAAGTTTATTTTATCGCAAAAATCTGTCTCATCAGTATTGCCCACGGTTGTAAGTGAAGAAGAGATTGAAATGTTCTCCGCAATGTCTGATGGCAAGTATCTAAACGATGCTGACAAAAACGAGATAGTTGGGCTTTTCAACCAGTGGCCGTCATATGATCTAAAGGCTTCTGTACAAACAGCCTAA
- a CDS encoding helix-turn-helix domain-containing protein, with protein sequence MQVLQQGRILENKDADNILKIMSNDQAMTILRSTIDTPKSAWDISVMSGVPLTQVYRWVRRLHTSGLVRVSGDTNLSGKKFFMYQSKVSSIKVTLTSITESVMEIS encoded by the coding sequence ATGCAAGTGTTACAACAGGGAAGAATACTTGAAAACAAAGACGCGGACAATATCTTAAAAATAATGTCAAATGACCAAGCTATGACTATACTTAGATCTACCATTGACACGCCAAAATCAGCATGGGATATTAGCGTCATGTCTGGGGTTCCGCTAACCCAGGTATATAGGTGGGTTAGGAGGCTTCACACATCTGGACTTGTACGTGTATCGGGCGACACAAATTTGTCTGGCAAAAAATTCTTCATGTATCAAAGCAAGGTAAGCTCAATCAAGGTAACATTGACATCCATCACAGAATCAGTGATGGAGATATCCTAG
- the ahbA gene encoding siroheme decarboxylase subunit alpha — translation MDKMDKEILNEIQWTFPLIPKPYESMAKKFDLSNQELMQRLVTLKKAGIIRQISAIFDTRKLGYKSALVAMAIDPEKLDHVANQVNKHPGVSHNYERNHEYNLWFTLAVPPGSDLKTEIDKFSKLAGIKKTRLLPTIKLFKIGVKLEMVEEKKSDIKPSEEKKKIVETKFIATEEEKNYIRELQKDLEIVERPFLKSAQKLGITEEQLLEKVKLYEETGIMRRFAAILRHREVGFTANGMIVWQVPDEKIEEVGSKLGSFPQISHCYQRPVYQDWPYSVFSMVHCKSIEEAEDMAKEIQKQVQVSNYKILFSSREFKKTRVEYFVEHEFNIEDLITA, via the coding sequence ATGGACAAGATGGATAAGGAAATTTTAAATGAAATCCAGTGGACTTTTCCTCTGATCCCAAAACCATATGAATCCATGGCAAAAAAATTCGATCTATCAAACCAAGAATTGATGCAGAGACTTGTTACACTCAAGAAGGCAGGAATAATCAGACAGATTAGTGCGATATTTGACACACGAAAACTAGGATACAAGAGTGCACTTGTTGCAATGGCAATAGACCCAGAGAAACTAGATCATGTCGCAAATCAGGTAAACAAACATCCAGGTGTCAGTCATAATTATGAGAGAAATCATGAATACAATCTATGGTTCACCTTAGCAGTTCCTCCGGGGTCCGATCTAAAGACGGAGATAGATAAATTTTCAAAGTTAGCAGGAATTAAAAAAACAAGGCTTCTTCCTACAATCAAGCTGTTCAAGATCGGAGTAAAGCTTGAGATGGTAGAGGAAAAAAAATCGGACATCAAACCATCAGAAGAGAAGAAGAAGATTGTAGAAACCAAGTTTATTGCAACCGAGGAAGAGAAAAACTACATACGAGAACTGCAAAAAGATCTAGAGATAGTTGAGAGGCCATTTTTAAAATCTGCCCAGAAACTTGGAATAACTGAAGAACAACTTCTTGAAAAGGTAAAACTGTATGAAGAGACAGGAATAATGAGAAGGTTTGCTGCAATCCTAAGACATAGAGAAGTCGGCTTTACTGCAAATGGCATGATAGTATGGCAAGTCCCAGATGAAAAAATTGAAGAGGTTGGTTCAAAATTAGGCTCGTTTCCACAAATAAGTCATTGTTATCAGAGGCCTGTCTACCAGGATTGGCCATATAGTGTATTTTCAATGGTACATTGCAAATCAATCGAAGAGGCAGAAGATATGGCAAAAGAGATTCAAAAACAAGTCCAGGTTAGCAATTACAAAATCCTATTCAGTTCAAGAGAATTCAAAAAGACGCGAGTGGAGTATTTCGTAGAACATGAATTTAACATTGAGGATCTAATTACAGCATAA
- a CDS encoding precorrin-2 dehydrogenase/sirohydrochlorin ferrochelatase family protein, whose protein sequence is MIVDLNLRGDLVIIVGGGNEGLKKVNSLLTQECKILLISDSTNRQIQNYVKQKKISFKKMRLVNANFLKKYKPFMVLATTDDKALNRKIVEQAKSMRCYAYAADDPEASDFAFGSVINIADTVQIAISTGGRSPAMARKLKLQAEQIFKKVIKKEDIYHIKLQDFARKAAKYKIQTFSERKKFLYSVMNDNHVKQLIQDENLKKAQKRVMEMLDNLI, encoded by the coding sequence TTGATAGTTGATCTAAATCTTAGAGGAGATTTGGTGATTATAGTGGGTGGAGGAAATGAGGGTTTGAAAAAAGTAAATTCCCTGCTGACCCAAGAATGCAAGATTCTCCTTATCAGTGATTCAACAAATAGGCAAATTCAAAATTATGTTAAACAAAAAAAAATATCTTTCAAGAAAATGAGGCTTGTCAACGCAAATTTTCTAAAAAAATACAAACCGTTTATGGTATTGGCAACAACTGATGACAAGGCACTCAATCGCAAAATTGTGGAACAGGCCAAGTCTATGCGTTGTTATGCATATGCTGCTGACGATCCTGAAGCAAGTGACTTTGCATTTGGTTCAGTGATTAATATAGCTGACACTGTACAAATTGCAATATCAACAGGAGGTCGAAGTCCTGCCATGGCAAGAAAACTAAAACTTCAGGCAGAACAAATCTTCAAAAAAGTGATAAAAAAAGAGGACATTTATCATATAAAACTACAGGATTTTGCAAGAAAGGCGGCAAAGTATAAGATCCAGACATTCTCTGAACGAAAAAAGTTCCTTTACAGTGTTATGAATGACAATCATGTTAAACAATTAATACAAGACGAAAATCTAAAAAAAGCACAGAAGCGGGTTATGGAGATGCTAGATAATCTGATATGA
- the hemA gene encoding glutamyl-tRNA reductase yields MTSDVINARVTFRKSPIHMLERFTFPDLDSAYESFLQHSGLHECVILQTCNRVELFGCANSTDLDKIKKTWASVAGLEENAFKENLEISKGTDAYAHLLKLTSGLDSLVIGEEQILGQVKESISTARGIKASGDNLNTLFDKAIKIGTRVRQATGISKGSISIGSMAVNLAEENIDDLKSKHILLIGTGEAASLVAKSLKKRDIDFLITSRTFERSKAFAETAGGKPLPFEEATTNFKSIDVLFVATVAPYFLVTHDRVKEAMDSRNNGMLIMDLSNPRTVDDKVSEIDHVKVMNLDQIAEMVEKNMKNRIGVVSSAEHIINEELPLVEAAMKRLEVEPIVTNVFKEIDQARVKELKKALQMLGEKDEQKIRIIDQLTQAIVEDIMSIPMNNLRKASEQGDSEILKTVTRLFDYKRE; encoded by the coding sequence ATGACAAGTGATGTAATCAACGCTAGAGTTACTTTTAGAAAGTCACCCATTCACATGCTTGAGAGGTTCACCTTTCCCGATCTAGATTCTGCATATGAATCATTTTTACAGCACTCTGGATTGCACGAGTGTGTAATTTTGCAAACCTGTAACAGGGTGGAACTTTTTGGTTGCGCAAATTCTACCGATCTTGACAAAATAAAAAAAACATGGGCATCTGTAGCAGGATTGGAAGAAAATGCATTCAAAGAAAATCTTGAGATAAGTAAAGGAACCGATGCCTATGCACATCTGCTCAAGCTTACCTCTGGCCTTGATTCTCTTGTAATAGGGGAAGAGCAAATACTTGGACAAGTAAAAGAATCCATCAGTACAGCAAGAGGGATAAAAGCCTCGGGTGATAATCTTAATACTTTATTTGACAAGGCAATTAAAATTGGGACACGCGTACGTCAAGCAACCGGAATCAGTAAAGGAAGTATATCTATCGGTTCCATGGCAGTAAATCTGGCAGAAGAAAACATTGATGATCTGAAATCCAAACACATTTTGTTGATTGGAACTGGAGAGGCAGCAAGTCTTGTAGCAAAATCACTCAAAAAAAGAGACATTGATTTTCTCATAACTAGCAGAACCTTTGAGCGCTCAAAGGCCTTTGCAGAGACTGCGGGTGGCAAACCATTACCATTCGAGGAAGCAACTACTAATTTCAAATCCATTGATGTGCTGTTTGTAGCTACAGTTGCACCATATTTTCTTGTGACACATGACAGAGTAAAAGAAGCAATGGATTCACGAAATAATGGGATGCTCATAATGGATCTTTCTAATCCGCGAACTGTTGATGACAAGGTATCGGAAATAGATCATGTCAAAGTTATGAACTTGGACCAAATTGCAGAGATGGTGGAAAAAAACATGAAAAATAGAATTGGTGTAGTATCATCAGCAGAGCATATAATTAATGAGGAATTACCTCTAGTAGAAGCAGCAATGAAGAGACTCGAGGTGGAGCCTATTGTGACTAATGTATTCAAGGAGATAGATCAAGCACGAGTAAAAGAACTAAAAAAGGCACTTCAAATGCTAGGGGAAAAAGATGAACAAAAGATACGAATTATTGACCAGCTTACACAAGCAATTGTCGAAGACATAATGTCGATCCCAATGAATAATCTACGCAAGGCCTCAGAACAAGGTGATTCTGAAATTCTAAAAACTGTTACAAGACTCTTTGATTATAAAAGAGAGTAA
- the hemB gene encoding porphobilinogen synthase translates to MSFPNLRLRRLRKTGKIRELLEEVRLSPKDLICPIFVQEDLKSRIQGSSMPGMERLPLADVATEINTIAELKIPAVMVFGIPLYKDEHGTSAFSQNGIVQKTISEIRKNIGNDIAIMADVCLCQYTSSGHCGLVKGDKIDNDSSLETLAKVAVSQAQAGVDVVSPSAMMDGQVKAIRQGLDDAGFHDVAIMSHSAKHRSSLYSPFKDMAHSAPQFGDRKTYQLPYTNPKEAMREVETDIQEGVDIVMIKPALAYLDLISMTREKFNVPIAAYSVSGEYALVKAAAMAGYVDEKEVTLEILTAIKRAGADMIVTYFSKGAAKTLNEK, encoded by the coding sequence ATGTCTTTTCCTAATTTGAGACTGCGACGTCTGAGAAAAACTGGCAAAATTAGGGAACTCTTGGAAGAAGTACGGCTATCTCCAAAGGATCTAATATGTCCAATATTTGTACAAGAAGATCTAAAATCAAGAATCCAAGGGAGCTCAATGCCTGGAATGGAGAGGCTTCCACTTGCAGATGTTGCAACTGAAATAAACACTATAGCAGAATTGAAAATTCCAGCAGTAATGGTATTTGGAATACCTTTATACAAAGATGAACATGGAACATCAGCTTTTTCTCAAAATGGAATTGTACAAAAAACAATTTCTGAAATAAGGAAAAATATTGGAAACGACATTGCAATAATGGCAGATGTATGCCTCTGCCAATACACAAGCTCTGGCCATTGTGGACTTGTCAAGGGAGACAAGATAGATAATGACTCTAGTCTTGAAACTCTGGCAAAAGTTGCAGTGAGTCAAGCCCAGGCAGGAGTTGATGTTGTATCACCATCTGCCATGATGGATGGGCAAGTAAAGGCAATACGACAGGGTCTTGATGATGCTGGGTTTCACGATGTTGCAATAATGTCTCACTCTGCAAAACATAGATCTTCATTATACTCACCGTTTAAGGACATGGCACACTCTGCACCTCAGTTTGGAGACCGAAAGACCTACCAATTGCCGTACACAAATCCAAAGGAGGCTATGAGGGAGGTTGAAACTGACATACAAGAAGGAGTAGATATAGTCATGATAAAACCAGCATTGGCATATCTGGACTTGATATCTATGACTAGAGAAAAATTCAATGTACCGATTGCTGCCTATAGTGTATCAGGAGAATATGCTCTTGTAAAGGCAGCTGCTATGGCTGGATATGTTGATGAAAAAGAAGTTACATTGGAAATTCTTACAGCCATCAAGCGTGCTGGTGCGGACATGATAGTAACATATTTCTCAAAGGGTGCAGCAAAAACTCTTAACGAGAAATGA
- a CDS encoding HD domain-containing protein, translating into MEFKKLRSLVKNRLEQNDTAHDFEHVMRVLKNATVIAKKEKANIRIITAAVLLHDIISYQKSDPRSKNSATESALESKKILKKYNCSQDEIDIISDAIRDHSFSRGTTPKTIEGKILQDADRLDALGAIGIARTFSVSGAEKRPFYSNVDPFCKKRLPDDKSWTVDHFYKKLLLLEKTMNTDAGKIEARKRINVMKKFLDQLKKEI; encoded by the coding sequence TTGGAGTTTAAAAAATTAAGATCACTTGTAAAAAATAGACTTGAGCAAAACGATACAGCTCATGATTTTGAACATGTTATGAGGGTACTCAAGAATGCAACAGTGATTGCAAAGAAGGAAAAAGCCAACATCAGAATCATAACAGCTGCAGTACTTTTACATGATATTATATCATATCAAAAATCCGATCCTCGTTCAAAAAATTCCGCAACCGAGAGTGCACTAGAATCAAAAAAGATTTTAAAAAAATATAATTGCAGTCAAGATGAGATTGACATCATATCGGATGCAATAAGAGATCATAGTTTTTCAAGAGGCACTACACCGAAGACAATAGAAGGTAAGATACTACAAGATGCAGACAGATTAGATGCATTGGGAGCCATAGGAATAGCAAGGACATTTTCAGTTAGCGGTGCAGAAAAGAGACCATTTTATAGCAACGTTGATCCATTCTGCAAAAAACGCTTGCCAGATGATAAGAGTTGGACTGTAGATCATTTTTATAAAAAGCTCTTGCTTTTGGAAAAAACAATGAACACCGATGCTGGAAAAATTGAGGCGCGAAAAAGAATCAATGTGATGAAAAAGTTTCTTGACCAACTAAAAAAAGAGATCTAG